A part of Aegilops tauschii subsp. strangulata cultivar AL8/78 chromosome 2, Aet v6.0, whole genome shotgun sequence genomic DNA contains:
- the LOC109736015 gene encoding uncharacterized protein, translating into MDTPVPKRPRLVPAPAPAPRTIADMAPEILLRLPPDDPPRLVRASLVCWRWRRLLTDPAYLRRYRAFHRTPPMLGFVLNLKQHYQGMAQLVPTSSFRPAASDRPGLNVLDARHGRVLLHTAQGQRLVVWDPVTGEECKIPRVPSYALGFNAAVLCAAVGCDHLDCHGGPFRVAFVGCGERGITFACTYSSEAGAWSQRIEIEQPAFVDGRPSVLVGNTLYFTCDPYLSFKMLGYNIVTQELSVIWPPSQHEYYSCTVLVKADDGKLGFAGVQNGTLYLWSMKDGADGYVEWVQRRVIQHKTMLRTRGLSTPPEVVGFADGHGFIFVRTGNTVFSMDLKSGHVRKVYTCRSRNYDVIVVPYMSFCTPDRAMGRLPSPRGPTVIL; encoded by the exons ATGGACACGCCCGTGCCGAAACGGCCTCGCCTCGTGCCagcaccggcaccggcgcctcgGACAATCGCCGACATGGCCCCGGAGAtcctcctccgcctccctccAGACGACCCCCCGCGCCTTGTGCGCGCCTCCCTTGTCTGCTGGCGCTGGCGCCGCCTCCTCACCGACCCGGCGTACCTCCGCCGCTACCGCGCATTCCATCGAACACCTCCCATGCTCGGCTTCGTCCTCAACCTGAAACAGCACTACCAAGGCATGGCCCAGCTCGTCCCCACCTCCTCCTTCCGCCCCGCTGCCTCCGACCGCCCCGGCCTGAATGTGCTGGACGCCCGCCACGGCCGCGTGCTCCTCCACACCGCTCAGGGCCAGCGCCTCGTCGTCTGGGACCCCGTCACGGGTGAAGAGTGCAAGATCCCCCGCGTGCCGTCCTACGCGCTCGGCTTCAACGCGGCCGTGCTCTGCGCCGCGGTCGGCTGCGACCACCTCGACTGTCATGGCGGACCCTTCCGTGTCGCCTTCGTGGGATGCGGCGAACGCGGCATCACGTTCGCCTGCACCTACTCGTCGGAGGCCGGTGCCTGGAGCCAGCGAATTGAGATCGAGCAGCCGGCGTTTGTTGACGGGCGACCGAGCGTCCTTGTGGGGAACACGCTCTACTTCACCTGCGACCCGTACCTCAGTTTCAAAATGTTGGGGTACAACATCGTCACGCAGGAACTCTCGGTGATCTGGCCGCCGTCCCAGCATGAGTACTACTCTTGCACTGTCCTCGTGAAAGCGGATGATGGCAAGCTGGGGTTCGCCGGCGTGCAGAATGGCACGCTCTACCTGTGGTCGATGAAGGACGGCGCCGACGGATATGTGGAATGGGTGCAGCGCAGAGTTATCCAGCACAAGACGATGCTCCGTACTCGTGGCCTCTCGACGCCACCTGAGGTCGTTGGCTTCGCGGATGGTCACGGATTCATTTTCGTGAGGACAGGCAACACGGTGTTCTCCATGGATCTCAAGTCAGGCCATGTCCGTAAAGTATACACCTGCAGGTCAAGAAACTACGACGTCATCGTTGTTCCCTACATGAGCTTCTGCACTCCAG ATCGTGCTATGGGCAGACTGCCATCGCCACGAGGACCCACTGTCATCCTGTAA